In Primulina eburnea isolate SZY01 chromosome 3, ASM2296580v1, whole genome shotgun sequence, one DNA window encodes the following:
- the LOC140828355 gene encoding uncharacterized protein, producing MAVSFRRKIRLYNSIFSFTSFGIRIDKSLASLNHGVYTFRAAGQVFHALPPLVPQEGRPKYFQLYFWDNDNELHNRMSAVNEDAVDEATMILLMHIMKHNPYAELLRRINECASIRDIRLHISKNVPVDQRCYNCPSADQVAAIWVESNDNTNIPYDRDIVVRSNDGETHQIRPYFGCYDPLQYPLFFPYGDCGWQQHIIKFSGDLHNTFTGAAMLPSEGFSSFDQIVARESHVVRGKNDKMVSCREYYCYRLQIRENSSSLLLYGGRLLQQFVVDMYIKLKTTRLDYYRRNQAEIRSELYQGIVDSVVNGETRGREVGHRVVLPSSFIGGPRDMRKRYLDAMVLVRYFGKPDLFITMTCNPEWPEIKNNLFCGQTSNDRPDLVSRVFRAKLVDLKDQIIKKKIFGSVAAYVYVIEFQKRVCSGLTAVKYLYKYIYKGHDKISVHVSPSGSDTYIDEIKSFQDARWVSAPEAMWRIFEFSLNDVSPPVINLPLHLPNQQCVTFWNNQNLRNVLDSEHVQKTMLTEYFWTCYADIDARQYLYSEFPRYFVWDSGKRVWNRRKQKKVIGRVNAANPVEGERYYLRLLLLHVRGPTSFDDLLTVGTRLCCTFKESAQVRGLLECDESSFQCLNEAVDFHMPYALRRLFATILVHCQPADVRNLWDTFYRSLSEDFVRGNLIDEVEIMCETLRSVSNFLESMGKHADMYDLPKFPSISRQRDMVESREIMDEKSVPIPSSDLLAHQYLNTDQAIAYSMIMDCIDRNSGGVFFC from the exons ATGGCTGTATCATTCCGTCGTAAAATACGCTTGTATAATAGTATATTTTCATTTACATCATTCGGTATACGGATTGACAAAAGTCTAGCATCTCTTAATCATGGGGTGTACACCTTCCGAGCTGCTGGACAAGTGTTTCATGCATTGCCTCCACTTGTGCCTCAAGAGGGAAGACCTAAGTATTTTCAGCTTTATTTCTGGGATAATGATAATGAGTTACATAATAGAATGTCTGCGGTAAATGAGGATGCTGTTGATGAGGCCACTATGATATTATTGATGCATATTATGAAACATAATCCTTATGCAGAGCTTCTTAGAAGAATAAATGAATGTGCTTCTATTCGAGATATCCGACTGCACATAAGCAAGAACGTTCCTGTTGATCAGAGGTGTTATAATTGTCCTTCAGCTGATCAGGTTGCGGCGATTTGGGTTGAGAGCAATGATAACACTAATATCCCTTATGATAGAGATATAGTTGTGCGATCGAATGATGGTGAGACCCATCAAATCAGACCCTATTTTGGTTGTTACGATCCACTACAATATCCTCTTTTTTTCCCTTATGGTGATTGTGGCTGGCAACAAcatattataaaattttcagGAGACTTGCACAATACATTTACGGGGGCAGCTATGTTGCCATCTGAAGGTTTTTCTTCATTTGATCAAATTGTTGCACGCGAAAGTCATG tCGTTCGTGGGAAAAATGATAAGATGGTATCATGTCGGGAATATTATTGTTACAGGCTTCAAATTCGAGAAAATTCATCTTCATTGTTGTTGTATGGTGGCCGGTTATTGCAACAGTTTGTTGTCGACATGTATATTAAGCTGAAAACTACTAGACTTGATTACTACAGGCGAAATCAAGCAGAAATTAGATCAGAACTATATCAAGGCATTGTTGATAGTGTGGTAAATGGCGAAACACGTGGTCGGGAAGTTGGTCATCGTGTGGTACTTCCTTCTTCTTTCATTGGGGGCCCAAGGGATATGCGTAAGCGGTATCTTGATGCGATGGTGTTAGTAAGGTATTTCGGAAAACCTGATCTATTCATTACAATGACTTGTAACCCTGAATGGCCCGAGATTAAGAATAACTTGTTTTGTGGTCAAACTTCCAACGACCGACCTGATTTGGTTTCACGTGTATTTCGTGCGAAGTTGGTTGATCTGAAAGatcaaataattaagaaaaagatcttTGGTTCTGTTGCAGCATATGTTTATGTAATCGAATTCCAAAAGAGAG TTTGCTCAGGCCTTACAGCAGTGAAATATCTATACAAGTACATCTATAAAGGACATGACAAGATATCTGTCCATGTCTCTCCTTCTGGCTCGGATACGTATATTGACGAAATCAAGAGCTTTCAGGATGCTCGATGGGTTTCTGCTCCCGAGGCAATGTGGAGaatttttgagttcagtttaaaTGATGTTTCTCCTCCAGTTATTAATTTGCCTTTGCATCTACCCAATCAACAATGTGTTACGTTTTGGAACAATCAAAACTTGAGAAACGTGTTGGATTCTGAACATGTGCAGAAAACTATGCTAACTGAGTATTTTTGGACTTGTTATGCAGACATTGATGCAAGGCAGTACTTGTATTCAGAGTTCCCTCGTTATTTTGTGTGGGATAGTGGGAAGAGAGTATGGAATAGAAGAAAGCAAAAGAAGGTAATTGGTAGGGTAAATGCTGCTAACCCAGTAGAGGGTGAGAGATATTATTTACGTCTTTTGTTGCTTCACGTTCGAGGCCCTACATCTTTTGATGATTTATTAACTGTTGGCACAAGACTTTGTTGCACGTTCAAAGAATCAGCCCAGGTCAGAGGGCTATTAGAATGCGATGAAAGTAGTTTCCAATGTCTTAATGAAGCCGTTGATTTCCACATGCCTTATGCTTTGCGTAGATTATTTGCAACAATACTTGTGCACTGCCAACCAGCTGATGTTCGTAACTTATGGGACACTTTTTACCGATCTTTGTCTGAAGATTTTGTAAGGGGTAACCTCATAGATGAAGTTGAGATAATGTGTGAGACACTCCGATCTGTAAGTAATTTTTTGGAAAGCATGGGAAAACATGCAGATATGTATGATTTGCCGAAATTTCCATCGATATCAAGACAACGTGATATGGTCGAATCCAGAGAAATAATGGATGAAAAGTCTGTTCCAATACCTTCAAGTGACCTGCTTGCTCACCAATATCTTAATACTGATCAAGCGATAGCATACAGCATGATCATGGATTGTATTGATCGAAACTCCGGTGGAGTATTTTTTTGTTAA